Genomic window (Flavobacterium oreochromis):
GAAAACGAAGCTATAGAGAAGTCGAAGATATGTAAAGAGAAATATCAACCAATAATATTGTCTAATGATGATACTTTCAAACAACTTTTAGCTCGAAGTCGTTATTTTTTGTATAAAAACAAATCGAAATGGTCGCAAAATCAAAAACAGCGAGCAACTATATTGTTTCAATATTATCCAGATATAGAAAAAGTATATAACCTTACCCAGGATTTACGTGAGATATTTAACAAAACAACTGATAAAGTTGTCGCTTATACCAAATTAGCTAAATGGCATGAAAAGGTAAATCAATCAGGTTTTAAGTCATTTAATATAATATCTAGAACAATCGAGAATCATTATCAAACCATATTAATTTATTTTGATAACAGAAGCACTAATGCTTCTGCAGAATCCTTTAACGCAAAAATAAAAGCATTTAGAGCGCAATTTAGAGGTGTGCGTAGTATAGAATTTTTCCTTTTTAGGCTAACTAAAATTTATGCGTAATTTGAGTTCCCCCACAACTTTTGGTATTGATTCTTTTAGTATTGATCCCTTTTTTAGGGTATAGGTTAGGTAAATTTAGGTGAAATAAAAAAGGCTTTACATTTATGTAAAGCCTTACTTGTATTTGCTCCCCCTCTTGGGCTCGAACCAAGGACCCTCTGATTAACAGTCAGATGCTCTAACCAACTGAGCTAAGGAGGAATAACCTCGTATATTGTTTTTTTAAAAAGGCATTACTGGTTTTTTAATGCTAAAAAAATTGCTCCCCCTCTTGGGCTCGAACCAAGGACCCTCTGATTAACAGTCAGATGCTCTAACCAACTGAGCTAAGGAGGAATAACCTCATGGGTTGTAAACTTTTACTAAAACTTGCTCCCCCTCTTGGGCTCGAACCAAGGACCCTCTGATTAACAGTCAGATGCTCTAACCAACTGAGCTAAGGAGGAATGTTATTGCCGTTTTAGCGAGTGCAAATATAAAACAGATTTTTAATTATACAAACACTTTTTACTCAAAAATTAAAAAAATTTTTGAGCAATTATTTCAAAAATATCTTTTCCAAATGTTAAAGCCATTAAACTCAGTAATATAACCATTCCTATGGTTTGAACAATTTCTGCAGCTTTATCATTTAATTTTTTTCCAGTAATCATTTCTGCTAGAGTAAAAATAGCATGTCCACCATCTAAACCAGGTATAGGAAGTAGGTTCATGAAAGCTAATCCAATAGAAAACATGGCTGTAAAGCCCCAAATAAATTCCCAATCCCATACGGTAGGTAACATTTTTGTTATTCCAATTGGGCTTTTTACTTTTTATAGGCACCTGTTTTAGGGGATAACAATAATTTGAATTCCTTTATTTTATATTTAATTTGGCTGTAAGACTCTTCAATTGCTTCTGGAACAGCTTGTATAAAACTAATTTGATTCGTTACTAAGTATTTTGCTTTTATTTCCTCTTCTGAAGGCATTTTGTTAGTGAATCCTAAATTTCCTTCAGGTGTTACTTGTGCTTCTAAAGTAATTGTTTTTCCTTGACGTAAAACCCCTAATTGAATTGTATGGTTTTTTTGTGTTTGAAGTGCATCTTTTAATTCATCAAAATAGTTTATTTTTTGACCATTGATTGATATAATTTGATCTGCTTTTTCCAATTTAGCTTTTTCAGCAGGAAGACCAGGAATGATAGAATCGACTACTACAGACTCTAATCGAGGTGTAATAAAATTCTTTCCTTCAGATGAAATGATTTCTCTTCTATGTGTATCATTTATTGGTAGATCTAGTTTTTGATTAGCTCTTTCTACAGTTACTTTATTTGCAAATAATACATCAATACTTGCTTTTCTTAAATTTTTATTTACATTTTCGCCGTCTATAGCAATTATTTTATCACCGTTTTTAAAACCAATCTTTTTACCAACTTCGTTGAAAGCTAACCCATTTTGTTGGATTTTGTTCATTGCAACATATTTTTGTCCATATGTCGTGAAAAGCATAATGTATATAAACCAAGCCAAAATAATATTAACAGTTACACCACCTAACATTACAATTAAGCGTTGCCAAGCTGGTTTTGAGCGAAATTCCCAAGGTTGAGCAGGTTGGGCCATTTGTTCTTTGTCCATGCTTTCATCCATCATTCCAGCAAGTTTTACATAACCTCCAATGGGTAACCATCCAATTCCCCATTCCGTATCACCTATTTTCTTTTTTAGTAAAGAGAACCAAGGATCCATAAATAAATAAAATTTCTCAACCCGTATTTTAAATAATTTAGCAGGTAAGTAATGACCAAACTCATGTAAAATAACGAGAACGGAAAGAATAAATAGAATTTGTGCGATTTGAATAAGTGTATCCATTTTTACTTTTTAGTGTTTCTATAAAAGCAAAAGTAAGACTTTCGTCTTACTTTTTTAAAAATATCTAATTGAGTCTTATTTTTTTAAGAATTTTTTATGAGCCTTACCTTCTGTAGTCTCTATTAATATTTGGTAAAGACCATTAGTAAGGTGATGAATACTGATTTCTTTTTGGTCAGTTTTTAATACTTCTTGACCTAAATGATTTAAAAATCTTACCTTTTGTAGTTCAGTTTTATCAGGTAATTGAATATATACTTGATCTTCGCTTGGGTTGGGAAATAAATTAATACTTGCAGATAATTCAAAATTTTCATTGGTTAAACTAGCTGTATTGCCTTTTGAAATAATATCCTTGTTAGGATCAAAGATAACATTTGTTATAGATGTACCTACAGGTAAGTCTATAGTGTAGAGTTGGTCATTAAAAGTATTGTTTAGTTTTAAATCTAAATAACTGCCATTATCTAATATTAATCTTACTGGTACAGGCATCTCAAAATAAGAAACATATCCAGTTTGTGTGCTATCCGTAATAGATTGTGTTTGTTGAATTTTTACTTTGGCTTGATTTAGTCCTGAATTATAAGCGTTAATAGTGTAAATAGGATATCCTTCATTGTATACCCAATCATTAAAAAATTCTTGAAGGCTACTACCATGAACTGCTTCTAGGTGTGTTTGGAATTGAGGTGTTAAGGCATATTTATACGCTAATACAGGATCGTTTAAATAATTACGTAACGCTTGAAAAAAGTTAGTGTCTCCCATAATGTAACGTAACATATGAGCAACCATAGAACCTTTATTGTATGTTATGCGACTGCTGAAAATTCTGTTTGTATTTGCTAGTTGAAAATCGTATAAATATAAATTACCCGCTATTGCTGAAGTAATACTGTTAATTTTTGAGTATTTCCAATTGTTAAAACTTGTACTACCATCTAGATTTTCAATTACACAACCTGACATATACTCAGTTAATCCTTCATTTAACCATATGTCTTTCCAAGAACCACAAGTTACTTTATCACCAAACCATTGGTGAGCCATTTCATGGGCTATTAAAGATCGATCCATAATGCCATTATTTGCTGTCATAAATGAAACAGTAGTATGTTCCATTCCTCCACCCCAACTAAATTCCGCATGACCATATTTTTCGTTTCGAAATGGATATTTTCCAATAATTGATTCGTAAAAATTTATAATAGTTGGAGTAGGAGCTAAACTAGGGATCATAGTGTCACTTGTTTCAGGGTAAATGTAATTAGTGATAGGAAAATAAGGATTTTCTGTAGTGCCTAATCCTCCCTGTTGATTATATACTTGGTAATTTGAAACAGCTATAGCAACTAAATAAGCAGGTATGGGATATGAATGTTTAAAATGTGTGATTGTATTTGAACCCAAAATTGTTTGAGATTGTTCTATACCATTAGAAATACTTTTGTACTGTGAAGGAGCTGTTATGTAAATATCTATACCATTATCTATTTTATCATTTAGATCTTGCTTACATGGCCACCAATCGCGAGCACCATAAGGTTCAGAAAGAGTCCATAAAATAGGTGATTTGTTACCATGAGTAGTTATTTTAAAAGAATCAAATCCGCTATTGGCTGGTGTACCGGAGTATGAAATTTCTACAGTTGCATTAGTTCCATTTATAATAGTAGAAGGACAATTTATTATCAACTCGTAATTAGAATTTTGAATAAAAGTAGTGTTTGTGTTATTGACTTTTACTGAGCTAACAAGGAGAGAATTAGTTAATTCAAAAGTTACAGTGTCCAGGTTACTTAATGCTATGAAATTAGTTGTTACCTTTCCTGTAATGGCAAGAAGAGTAGGATTAACTGTAAATTCAAGTTTATGATAGGTAATGTCGTAATTTTGAGTATTAGAATTTACCTTGAAATTTATTTTTTTTGCGGCAGATTTCATTTCTGATACCGCTATTTTTTTCTGTATAGGGCTCCTCATTATTTTGAGAAAAACCTAAAGTAGATAATAGCAAAAAAAGATAAGCTACTTTTTTCATTTGATAGTATTTAGCGGACAAATTTACATAAAAATCAGTCCGCTAAACACCAAATAGAAAAATCTTAATTAAGTCTATTTTTTACAAATTTGTAAAAAAATCATTTCCTTTATCATCTGTAATAATAAAAGCAGGAAAATCTTTTATTTCAATTTTTCTAACAGCTTCCATTCCTAGTTCTTCAAAATCAACTACTTCTACGGAAAGGATATTTTCTTTTGCTAAAATTGCGGCAGGACCACCTATTGAACCTAAATAGAAACCTCCATATTTATGACACGCATTCATAACGTCTTTGCTTCGGTTACCTTTTGCTAACATGATCATACTACCTCCAGCAGCTTGAAATTCATCTACATACACATCCATACGGCCCGCTGTAGTAGGACCAAAACTACCTGACGGCATTCCTTGTGGGGTTTTAGCAGGACCTGCATAATATATTGGATGGTTTTTAAAATATTCAGGCATAGGATTACCTGTATCTAATAACTCTTTGATTTTAGCGTGTGCAATATCACGGGCCACGATTAAGGTACCATTTAATTTTAGACGTGTTTTGATCGGATACTTAGATAGTTCAGCTAATACCTCTTTCATTGGGCGATTTAAATCTATTGTTACAGGTTCTTCTAAATGAGGAGCTGTATCAGGTAAGAAACGTTTTGGATTTGTTTCTAATTGTTCTAAGAAGATTCCCTCTTTGGTTATTTTACCCTTAATGTTTCGATCTGCTGAACATGATACTCCCATTCCAACAGGGCAGGAAGCGGCATGGCGAGGTAAGCGAATCACACGTACATCGTGCGCGAGG
Coding sequences:
- a CDS encoding M1 family aminopeptidase; protein product: MKSAAKKINFKVNSNTQNYDITYHKLEFTVNPTLLAITGKVTTNFIALSNLDTVTFELTNSLLVSSVKVNNTNTTFIQNSNYELIINCPSTIINGTNATVEISYSGTPANSGFDSFKITTHGNKSPILWTLSEPYGARDWWPCKQDLNDKIDNGIDIYITAPSQYKSISNGIEQSQTILGSNTITHFKHSYPIPAYLVAIAVSNYQVYNQQGGLGTTENPYFPITNYIYPETSDTMIPSLAPTPTIINFYESIIGKYPFRNEKYGHAEFSWGGGMEHTTVSFMTANNGIMDRSLIAHEMAHQWFGDKVTCGSWKDIWLNEGLTEYMSGCVIENLDGSTSFNNWKYSKINSITSAIAGNLYLYDFQLANTNRIFSSRITYNKGSMVAHMLRYIMGDTNFFQALRNYLNDPVLAYKYALTPQFQTHLEAVHGSSLQEFFNDWVYNEGYPIYTINAYNSGLNQAKVKIQQTQSITDSTQTGYVSYFEMPVPVRLILDNGSYLDLKLNNTFNDQLYTIDLPVGTSITNVIFDPNKDIISKGNTASLTNENFELSASINLFPNPSEDQVYIQLPDKTELQKVRFLNHLGQEVLKTDQKEISIHHLTNGLYQILIETTEGKAHKKFLKK
- a CDS encoding M50 family metallopeptidase yields the protein MDTLIQIAQILFILSVLVILHEFGHYLPAKLFKIRVEKFYLFMDPWFSLLKKKIGDTEWGIGWLPIGGYVKLAGMMDESMDKEQMAQPAQPWEFRSKPAWQRLIVMLGGVTVNIILAWFIYIMLFTTYGQKYVAMNKIQQNGLAFNEVGKKIGFKNGDKIIAIDGENVNKNLRKASIDVLFANKVTVERANQKLDLPINDTHRREIISSEGKNFITPRLESVVVDSIIPGLPAEKAKLEKADQIISINGQKINYFDELKDALQTQKNHTIQLGVLRQGKTITLEAQVTPEGNLGFTNKMPSEEEIKAKYLVTNQISFIQAVPEAIEESYSQIKYKIKEFKLLLSPKTGAYKK
- a CDS encoding site-2 protease family protein produces the protein MLPTVWDWEFIWGFTAMFSIGLAFMNLLPIPGLDGGHAIFTLAEMITGKKLNDKAAEIVQTIGMVILLSLMALTFGKDIFEIIAQKFF
- a CDS encoding ISAon1 family transposase, with protein sequence MLFPEDIGKYLSLDETSLSNGELYTVLTNKTAKGKKGTIVAMIAGTKAETVIEIINKIPLRARNLVCEITLDMAGNMGLIAKRCFPKATLVTDRFHVQKLAIEALQEIRIKYGWQAIDQENEAIEKSKICKEKYQPIILSNDDTFKQLLARSRYFLYKNKSKWSQNQKQRATILFQYYPDIEKVYNLTQDLREIFNKTTDKVVAYTKLAKWHEKVNQSGFKSFNIISRTIENHYQTILIYFDNRSTNASAESFNAKIKAFRAQFRGVRSIEFFLFRLTKIYA